The nucleotide sequence TTCCCCCTGTGGTGGCATTGGCCCACAAAATGGTACCCATGGCCACACCTGCCAGCACACCGCCGAACAGAGCCGCCAGAATATAATCCCCGCTTACAAAATCAAGCTCCGGTATAATATAAAGCCAGGCGGAAAGCAGCGCTGTAGCTATGGCTGTCCGGCCGATAAACCGTTTGCCCTTTACTTTCAGGGCAATCAGAAACACCGGAACATTCAGGGCCAGATTGGCAAACCACAGAGGAATCCCTCCGTCCAGAAAAATTTCCGTCATATTTTTCATCAGAATGGAAATTCCGGTAAATCCTCCTGTTACAAGACCCACAGGGTCAAAAATACATTTAATGGCAAATGCCAGGAGACCTGTTCCCGCAGTAATCATCAGATATAAAAACACAGGCGACCGCCTGTAGTCAGAAATTCTGCTCATTTTGTCACCTCATTCATCTTTCTTATTATAACGCGCCAGCATACTGTGCATGACGCTTTTCTGAATCAGTTTTTTTGCAAATCCCGCCACTTCTGATACTCCTTTCCGGGAAGTATAATTTTTACCCAGGCCGTACCAGATTTTCGCATTCAGCTTTTCCCTGTTGTCCTCCAGAAAATATTCCTGTTCGGGGGCGGGAACCACAGACAGGACAATATCCGGTTCCGCAATATTAATCTCATTGACTACCGTATCGTAATCCCCGGTACAGTCTGCCAGTGCATAAACTCCCGTTATATGGATTCTGTCATAATTATCTTCCAGAAATTCCTGCAGAATTTCGAGGCTTTCGGCCGTATCCCCCAGCAGATACACGCTCCTGCGGTTCCGGTCCGCCCGCTTCATAAATTCCTTCTGAAACTCATTATCCACCGTCTCCTGTATGCGCTGCTCAGCCGTCACTCCCGCTGCCTTTAAAATTTCCTTATCACTGATAATTGCCAGATCCAGATTTTCTATACATTTTTTCAGTCTGCTGTCTTCCTGTGCCTTTACCAGTATATCCATGGAAATGGTTCCCACCGTGTTCATTATGGTATTTGTCAGAAATCCCTCAATCTGCCCCATGGATTCCCGCACGGTATAATTATCCAGCTCCATTCCCAGTATCTCTATTTTCTTAATCATATGACACCTGTTTCCGCTTTCCTGATCCCTCAACTATTGAAAGTACCTTAGAAGTATACCAAATGAGGAAAATTTTTTCAACACCCCTTTTGGCTGATACTTTCACTGATAACCTGTGAACGGTAACAAATTGACTGATATTTCCCCTGCAAATCATGTTTTTTGTGTCTTTTAAAAAGTCAATCCTTTTCTCTGTTTTTTGACGGATTCTTTAAATTTATCACAACTTCACAAAACAGATGTTTCTTTTTTTTACTATGTAAACCACTTTATTCACATGATTTTTTGTGGATAATGTGTATAACTCTGTGTATAACTCACTTTTTTGGATTTTCCAGGTCATTTTCATGTGGATAACTTCTGGATAAATTTATCCCTGTTTTTATAATTTTGTGCACTTTTTTCCATTCTGAAACCGGTAATTTATTCCTTCCTTTTTCTGATAAATTTAAGTTAGAAAACTGGAATAATTGTGTAACAATTTAGCATTTACGGTATGTCCTGTAAGAATCGAGCAGAGAAGAGCCATCTTCCCTGCTCGCCGCGCGTCCCGTGCGCCGCATAGCGGCATGTTTCCGCTGCACGGGGCTGTGCATAAAAAAAGGAACCCCGCCTCCGGGGTTCCTTTTTATCTTATTCTGCTCTTAGAAAATTCTTCTTACTGCAACAATCGGTCTGTAAGCTGCGGGAGAAGTATATTTGATGCCAGTAGCTTCTGTGCTGGCATGTACAATGGTGTCTCCGCCAATGTAGATTCCAACATGTCCGCTGTAGCATACGATATCACCAGGCTGCATTGCGTCTGTGCTTACACCATATCCTACACCTGCCAGCGCGCTGGAGGAATGAGGAAGGCCTACGCCAAATGCAGCGTATACGCTCATTACAAATCCGGAACAGTCAGCTCCGTTTGTCAGGCTTGTCCCGCCATATACATATGGGTTGCCCACGAACTGACATGCATAATCTGCAACTGCCTGTCCGCTTCCGCCGCTTGGCGGATTGTAGCTTCTGCTCTCACCGGAAGACGGTGCGGAGGAGCCTGAGGAACTGGAAGAAGATGAAGATCTGGTAGCTCTTCTTGCTGCTTCTTCAGCAGCCTTTCTCTCTTCTTCTTCTTTCTTAAGACGTGCTTCCTCTTCTTCTTTGGATTCAGCTACCACATAGTTGGTGCTGCAATCTACGAATTCGCTGGATACCCATCCGTCTCCTTCTTCAATTGCCACTTTTACCCAACCGTCTTTTTCTTCCACAACGCTGAGTTTCTCACCCTGGGGAACCTGTCCCAGAACATCAGATTCCGTACTGGAATCTGCCCGTACGTTCAGATTGTCAGTGGTTACGTCTGCCACTCTGTATCCAACGGATTTTGCCAGGTCTGCGTCGCCCAGAACCAGGAATTCTGCCTTTATGTATCCTTCCACATTACCGGAGTGGATTTTATACCAGTCTCCTTCGGCTCCCAGTACGGTACATGCGGAATTGTTATATAATTTTCCAAGTACCTCTCCATCCTCTCCTGCAATGGAGCGTACATTTACATAATCGTCAACCTGAGCAATCGCAATATCATCGTACTCTGTTTTCACAACAGGGGTTTCATTCTGAACCACATCCACATTTGTGTCGATGGCTTCCTGTCTCGGCGCAAGAGAATTTGCAAAAATCTCTGTAACACCTGCTGTTGCGGAATTCTCTTTCTTCGTATCCTGACTGTTATCTATCTGTGTCTCCTGTGCTGCTGAAATCAAATTTCCTGCACCTGCGCTTACTGCTGCATGAGAAACAAAAGAGCTTCCTGTAAATACAACTGCGGCGGTTAAACAACAGGTAGTTGCTTTTCTGATTGAATTTCTGTTCATAATACCCTCCATTTGCTATCTGTTTTCTATGAACATGAAGTCCTTACGGGATTCTTCATTTGTTACGAACTTATTACGAAATTTATTATAGCAAGGAGGGCTGTCTCTGTCAACTGTAAACTTTTACAAAATTATTACGATATTTCCTCGAATC is from Lachnospiraceae bacterium JLR.KK002 and encodes:
- a CDS encoding WecB/TagA/CpsF family glycosyltransferase is translated as MIKKIEILGMELDNYTVRESMGQIEGFLTNTIMNTVGTISMDILVKAQEDSRLKKCIENLDLAIISDKEILKAAGVTAEQRIQETVDNEFQKEFMKRADRNRRSVYLLGDTAESLEILQEFLEDNYDRIHITGVYALADCTGDYDTVVNEINIAEPDIVLSVVPAPEQEYFLEDNREKLNAKIWYGLGKNYTSRKGVSEVAGFAKKLIQKSVMHSMLARYNKKDE
- a CDS encoding SH3 domain-containing protein — encoded protein: MNRNSIRKATTCCLTAAVVFTGSSFVSHAAVSAGAGNLISAAQETQIDNSQDTKKENSATAGVTEIFANSLAPRQEAIDTNVDVVQNETPVVKTEYDDIAIAQVDDYVNVRSIAGEDGEVLGKLYNNSACTVLGAEGDWYKIHSGNVEGYIKAEFLVLGDADLAKSVGYRVADVTTDNLNVRADSSTESDVLGQVPQGEKLSVVEEKDGWVKVAIEEGDGWVSSEFVDCSTNYVVAESKEEEEARLKKEEEERKAAEEAARRATRSSSSSSSSGSSAPSSGESRSYNPPSGGSGQAVADYACQFVGNPYVYGGTSLTNGADCSGFVMSVYAAFGVGLPHSSSALAGVGYGVSTDAMQPGDIVCYSGHVGIYIGGDTIVHASTEATGIKYTSPAAYRPIVAVRRIF